The following proteins come from a genomic window of Alosa alosa isolate M-15738 ecotype Scorff River chromosome 2, AALO_Geno_1.1, whole genome shotgun sequence:
- the picalma gene encoding phosphatidylinositol binding clathrin assembly protein a: MSGQSITDRITAAQHSVTGSAVSKTVCKATTHEIMGPKKKHLDYLIQCTNEMNVNIPQLADTLFERTTNTSWVVVFKSLIATHHLMVYGNERFIQYLASRNTLFNLSNFLDKSGLQGYDMSTFIRRYSRYLNEKAVSYRQVAFDFTKVKRGADGVMRTMNTEKLLKTIPIIQNQMDALLDFNVNANELTNGVINAAFMLLFKDAIRLFAAYNEGIINLLEKYFDMKKTQCKEGLDIYKKFLTRMTRISEFLKVAEQVGIDRGDIPDLSQAPSSLLDALEQHLASLEGKKVKDSTAASRASTLSNAVSSLANTGISFTKVDEREKQAALEEEQARLKALKEQRLKELSKKPPSSATTAASPVSTGGSINTAPAIDLFSTPSSTNSTSKMPSDLLDLQPTFQPTLPLSTGLPVANTWGDPFTSSDAVDDSIPNLNPFLTNPVIDALHLPVVSSDGLSFSSRTPSHEMFGDYYNPFNDSSCSVASNHESTASIEPCITDSFCGPAPYPNTPLFQSEPSAVAGLFGGRCVSLSLSVPLLPPISSVSVCQSAYQLSTNSFSEKGQEQQEMQSQNPLTDTAVVASSYDVLGGILKPTVALSNQGLTLSAQQPGKLVSDDLDSSLANLVGNLGIGNGTTKNDLHWSQPGEKRLTGGTNWQPKTAPSTTWNPATMNGMHFPQYAPSVMAFPATTPTGMMAYGMPPQMGSVAMMTQPTMMYTQPVMRPANPFGPVSGAQHSAASSPSSQSPLRAPGQDPFAQLSLKDFL; encoded by the exons ACCTGATTCAGTGCACCAATGAGATGAACGTGAACATCCCACAGCTGGCCGACACGCTGTTTGAGAGGACCACCAACACCAGCTGGGTGGTTGTCTTCAAGTCTCTCATCGCAACACACCACCTCATGGTTTACGGCAACGAG AGGTTTATTCAGTACTTGGCCTCAAGAAACACATTATTCAACCTCAGTAATTTTTTGGACAAAAGTGGGTTACAAG GCTATGACATGTCAACCTTCATCCGAAGGTATAGCCGCTATCTGAATGAGAAGGCTGTGTCTTACCGCCAAGTCGCTTTTGACTTCACAAAAGTAAAAAGAGG ggCGGATGGTGTCATGAGGACGATGAACACTGAGAAACTCTTGAAGACCATCCCAATCATCCAGAATCAGATGGATGCCCTTCTTGATTTCAAT GTCAATGCCAATGAACTCACAAATGGGGTCATCAATGCTGCCTTCATGCTTCTGTTCAAAGATGCCATACGACTGTTTGCTGCCTATAATGAAGGGATAATCAACCTACTTG AGAAGTACTTTGATATGAAGAAAACCCAGTGTAAAGAGGGTCTTGACATTTACAAGAAATTCCTCACGCGAATGACAAGAATCTCAGAGTTTCTCAAAGTTGCTGAG CAAGTGGGAATTGACCGAGGCGATATACCAGATCTGTCCCAG GCCCCAAGCAGCCTTCTGGACGCATTAGAACAGCACTTGGCTTCCTtagaagggaaaaaagtgaaagatTCCACAGCAGCAAGCAG AGCCAGCACTCTGTCCAACGCCGTCTCCTCACTAGCCAACACGGGCATATCCTTCACCAAAGTGGATGAAAGGGAAAAACAGGCCGCTCTAGAGGAGGAGCAGGCTCGCTTGAAAGCTCTTAAG GAACAGCGTCTCAAAGAACTCTCCAAGAAGCCCCCCTCCTCCGCCACCACGGCTGCATCTCCCGTGTCAACAGGAGGGAGCATCAACACCGCCCCTGCCATCGACCTTTTCTCAACACCCAGCTCCACAAACAG CACTTCGAAGATGCCGAGTGACCTCCTGGACCTGCAGCCAACATTTCAGCCAACACTGCCTCTCTCAACAGGCTTGCCTGTGGCAAACACCTGGGGGG ATCCTTTCACTTCTTCTGACGCTGTCGATGACTCCATTCCAAACTTAAACCCTTTCCTTACAAACCCTGTTATCGATGCTCTTCATCTACCTGTTGTGTCTTCAGATGGTCTTAGTTTTTCTTCTAGGACACCCAGTCATGAAATGTTTGGTG ATTATTACAATCCCTTTAATGATTCGAGCTGTTCTGTTGCATCCAATCATGAAAGCACAGCTTCCATAGAGCCGTGCATCACAG ACTCCTTCTGTGGTCCAGCACCTTACCCTAACACTCCTCTCTTCCAATCTGAGCCCTCTGCTGTAGCAGGCCTATTTGGAGGTAGGTGTGTCTCTCTCAGCTTGTCTGTTCCTCTGCTACCCCCaatctcctctgtctctgtctgtcagtctgcctACCAGCTGTCCACTAACTCATTTTCTGAAAAAGGGCAGGAACAGCAGG agaTGCAGTCTCAAAACCCACTCACAGATACGGCTGTGGTAGCTTCATCAT ATGATGTCTTAGGTGGAATCCTGAAACCCACAGTAGCCCTCTCCAACCAGGGACTGACCCTCAGCGCTCAGCAGCCAGGCAAACTGGTGTCGGATGACTTGGACTCTTCCTTAGCCAACCTCGTGGGCA ATCTTGGAATTGGTAATGGaacaacaaaaaa TGACCTTCACTGGAGTCAGCCTGGGGAGAAGAGACTAACAGGTGGAACAAACTGGCAACCAAAGACTGCCCCTTCAACCACATGGAACCCTGCCACCATG AACGGCATGCATTTCCCACAATAC GCACCATCTGTCATGGCCTTCCCTGCAACGACGCCCACAGGAATGATGGCATATGGAATG CCTCCTCAGATGGGCTCCGTGGCTATGATGACTCAGCCCACCATGATGTACACCCAGCCGGTCATGAGGCCGGCCAACCCTTTTGGCCCAGTCTCAGGCGCACAG CACTCGGCCGCCTCTAGTCCCTCCAGTCAGAGTCCCCTCAGAGCTCCAGGACAGGACCCCTTTGCACAGCTCTCTCTCAAGGATTTCTTGTAG
- the ccdc83 gene encoding coiled-coil domain-containing protein 83 isoform X1 produces the protein MGKKTSDEDTSLAEAFIHFQMQVKSKEIEEFKEDIAQLEGGKQKLIELRDHLREEQKGHITVLRKQAKEQERKLEQRGEVNKEQVEDALHQNLELSRNKEKELAELNQGLKCLVEQVLALQAEKEIWLQYKHVGRHKDKERIDHLKDEHAGLQKNFEEMAENINRSLEVTFNEIDKKKVQLMDDKKQLASERAIKLLDKNTRQEIKENVWLKKEVGVYKMEVSIMEEAVQKLEEENLKLTGDLFTQRLEDLQISRNVFLTQAAGLGPSDSLTLEETFIKKDPTAVQVRGHMAVVQAAVDGAVTQAESGDRGCSGGYPGAMSEEGWPQDLGPLLYGSQIHLKETMHLGSLEQKLLSVVGQAMPLHTASPDAHCSGGNDWPVTVHIIRNRFQ, from the exons ATGGGAAAGAAGACCAGCGACGAAGATACCTCACTTGCAGAAGCGTTTATACATTTCCA AATGCAAGTGAAAAGTAAGGAAATTGAGGAATTCAAGGAGGATATCGCACAGCTTGAGGGGGGAAAACAAAAACTTATCGAACTG AGGGACCACTTGCGAGAGGAGCAGAAGGGCCACATCACTGTGCTGCGTAAACAAGCCAAAGAGCAGGAGCGGAAACTCGAACAGAGAGGCGAGGTGAACAAGGAACAGGTTGAGGACGCTCTCCATCAGAACCTGGAGTTGAGCCGTAATAAAGAGAAGGAGCTTGcag AATTAAACCAGGGCCTGAAGTGTCTTGTGGAGCAGGTGCTGGCTTTGCAAGCTGAGAAGGAAATATGGCTGCAGTATAAACATGTGGGCAGACACAAAGATAAAGAGCGGATTGATCACCTAAAGGATGAACATGCTGGATTACAAAAGAACTTTGAGGAGATGGCAG aAAATATTAATCGATCCTTAGAAGTGACATTCAATGAAATTGATAAGAAAAAAGTTCAGTTGATGGATGACAAAAAGCAGCTTGCCTCAGAG AGAGCAATCAAGCTTCTCGACAAGAACACTCGTCAGGAGATCAAAGAGAATGTATGGCTTAAGAAAGAG GTCGGTGTATACAAAATGGAAGTTTCTATTATGGAGGAAGCTGTACAGAAGCTAGAAGAAGAGAACTTGAAGCTCACAGGTGACCTGTTTACCCAGCGGTTGGAGGACCTACAAATATCCAG GAATGTGTTTCTCACTCAAGCAGCTGGACTTGGACCAAGTGATTCTCTCACACTTGAGGAGACCTTTATAAAAAAGGACCCAACAG CAGTGCAGGTTCGTGGCCACATGGCTGTTGTCCAGGCAGCAGTGGACGGTGCGGTGACCCAGGCGGAGAGCGGTGACCGAGGGTGCAGCGGCGGCTATCCTGGAGCCATGTCTGAAGAGGGCTGGCCACAGGACCTCGGGCCACTACTGTATGGCAGTCAGATACACTTGAAA GAGACCATGCACCTGGGCTCTCTGGAACAGAAACTGCTGAGTGTGGTGGGCCAGGCCATGCCCCTGCACACAGCTTCGCCTGATGCCCACTGCTCGGGCGGCAACGACTGGCCAGTCACTGTTCACATCATCCGGAACAGGTTCCAATAG
- the ccdc83 gene encoding coiled-coil domain-containing protein 83 isoform X2, whose product MGKKTSDEDTSLAEAFIHFQMQVKSKEIEEFKEDIAQLEGGKQKLIELRDHLREEQKGHITVLRKQAKEQERKLEQRGEVNKEQVEDALHQNLELSRNKEKELAELNQGLKCLVEQVLALQAEKEIWLQYKHVGRHKDKERIDHLKDEHAGLQKNFEEMAENINRSLEVTFNEIDKKKVQLMDDKKQLASERAIKLLDKNTRQEIKENVWLKKEVGVYKMEVSIMEEAVQKLEEENLKLTGDLFTQRLEDLQISRNVFLTQAAGLGPSDSLTLEETFIKKDPTVQVRGHMAVVQAAVDGAVTQAESGDRGCSGGYPGAMSEEGWPQDLGPLLYGSQIHLKETMHLGSLEQKLLSVVGQAMPLHTASPDAHCSGGNDWPVTVHIIRNRFQ is encoded by the exons ATGGGAAAGAAGACCAGCGACGAAGATACCTCACTTGCAGAAGCGTTTATACATTTCCA AATGCAAGTGAAAAGTAAGGAAATTGAGGAATTCAAGGAGGATATCGCACAGCTTGAGGGGGGAAAACAAAAACTTATCGAACTG AGGGACCACTTGCGAGAGGAGCAGAAGGGCCACATCACTGTGCTGCGTAAACAAGCCAAAGAGCAGGAGCGGAAACTCGAACAGAGAGGCGAGGTGAACAAGGAACAGGTTGAGGACGCTCTCCATCAGAACCTGGAGTTGAGCCGTAATAAAGAGAAGGAGCTTGcag AATTAAACCAGGGCCTGAAGTGTCTTGTGGAGCAGGTGCTGGCTTTGCAAGCTGAGAAGGAAATATGGCTGCAGTATAAACATGTGGGCAGACACAAAGATAAAGAGCGGATTGATCACCTAAAGGATGAACATGCTGGATTACAAAAGAACTTTGAGGAGATGGCAG aAAATATTAATCGATCCTTAGAAGTGACATTCAATGAAATTGATAAGAAAAAAGTTCAGTTGATGGATGACAAAAAGCAGCTTGCCTCAGAG AGAGCAATCAAGCTTCTCGACAAGAACACTCGTCAGGAGATCAAAGAGAATGTATGGCTTAAGAAAGAG GTCGGTGTATACAAAATGGAAGTTTCTATTATGGAGGAAGCTGTACAGAAGCTAGAAGAAGAGAACTTGAAGCTCACAGGTGACCTGTTTACCCAGCGGTTGGAGGACCTACAAATATCCAG GAATGTGTTTCTCACTCAAGCAGCTGGACTTGGACCAAGTGATTCTCTCACACTTGAGGAGACCTTTATAAAAAAGGACCCAACAG TGCAGGTTCGTGGCCACATGGCTGTTGTCCAGGCAGCAGTGGACGGTGCGGTGACCCAGGCGGAGAGCGGTGACCGAGGGTGCAGCGGCGGCTATCCTGGAGCCATGTCTGAAGAGGGCTGGCCACAGGACCTCGGGCCACTACTGTATGGCAGTCAGATACACTTGAAA GAGACCATGCACCTGGGCTCTCTGGAACAGAAACTGCTGAGTGTGGTGGGCCAGGCCATGCCCCTGCACACAGCTTCGCCTGATGCCCACTGCTCGGGCGGCAACGACTGGCCAGTCACTGTTCACATCATCCGGAACAGGTTCCAATAG